A genomic window from Peromyscus maniculatus bairdii isolate BWxNUB_F1_BW_parent chromosome 1, HU_Pman_BW_mat_3.1, whole genome shotgun sequence includes:
- the Atf5 gene encoding cyclic AMP-dependent transcription factor ATF-5, translating to MSLLATLGLELDRALLPASGLGWLVDYGKLPLAPAPLGPYEVLGGALEGGLPGGGEPLAGDGFSDWMTERVDFTALLPLEAPLPPGTLPPPSPAPPDLEAMASLLKKELEQMEDFFLDAPLLPPPSPPPPPAPALPLPTFDLPQPPALDTLDLLAVYCRSDAGPGDAGLATLPVPQPPPPPLAPLPSPPRPAPYPSPASTRGDRKQKKRDQNKSAALRYRQRKRAEGEALEGECQGLEARNRELRERAESVEREIQYVKDLLIEVYKARSQRTRST from the exons ATGTCACTCCTGGCgaccctggggctggagctggacAGGGCCCTGCTCCCAGCTAGCGGGCTGGGCTGGCTCGTAGACTATGGGAAACTCCCCCTGGCCCCTGCCCCCCTGGGCCCCTACGAGGTCCTTGGGGGAGCCCTGGAGGGCGGGCTTCCAGGGGGGGGAGAGCCCCTGGCAG GTGACGGCTTCTCTGATTGGATGACAGAGCGGGTTGACTTCACGGCCCTCCTCCCTCTGGAGGCCCCTCTGCCCCCAgggaccctccccccaccctctccagccccccctgaCCTGGAAGCCATGGCATCCCTGCTCAAGAAGGAGCTAGAACAGATGGAAGACTTCTTCCTGGATGCCCCACTCCTCCCACCACCCTCCCCGCCACCGCCACCAGCACCcgccctgcccctgcccacctTTGACCTCCCTCAGCCCCCTGCTCTGGATACCCTGGACCTGCTGGCTGTCTACTGCCGCAGTGATGCTGGTCCAGGGGATGCAGGCTTGGCAACCCTGCCTGTCCcccagccgccgccgcctcctctgGCCCCTCTGCCTTCACCGCCCCGCCCAGCCCCCTACCCTAGTCCTGCCAGCACCCGAGGGGACCGCAAGCAGAAGAAGAGAGATCAGAACAAGTCAGCGGCTCTCAGGTACCGCCAGAGGAAGCGGGCAGAGGGCGAGGCCCTGGAGGGCGAGTGTCAGGGGCTGGAGGCACGGAACCGGGAGCTCAGGGAGCGGGCCGAATCAGTGGAGCGGGAGATCCAGTACGTGAAGGACCTGCTAATCGAGGTGTACAAGGCCCGAAGCCAGAGGACCCGCAGCACCTAG
- the Nup62 gene encoding nuclear pore glycoprotein p62 has product MSGFNFGGTGAPAGGFTFGTAKTATTTAATGFSFSTSGTGGFNFGTPSQPAASTPSTGLFSLTTQTPTTQTPGFNFGTTPASGGTGFSLGISTPKPSLSTTAATPAAANTGSFGLGSSTLTNAISSAGTSSQGTAPTGFVFGSSTTSAPSAGSTGFSFTSGSAPQPGASGFSIGSVGSSAQAPALSGSPFTPAALVTTTAGAAQPAAAAPTAATTSAGATLFASIAPAPASSSSATVLSLSAPATTAATPGAGTLGFSLKAPGAAPGTSTTSTTTTTTTTSSAATAGFALSLKPLVPTGPSSGATSGAALPGSGTTTAGTTTSPAMTYAQLESLINKWSLELEDQERHFLQQATQVNAWDRTLIENGEKITSLHREVEKVKLDQKRLDQELDFILSQQKELEDLLSPLEESVKEQSGTIYLQHADEEREKTFKLAENIDAQLKRMAQDLKDIIEHLNMAGGPADTSDPLQQICKILNAHMDSLQWVDQSSALLQRRVEEASRVCEGRRKEQERSLRIAFD; this is encoded by the coding sequence ATGAGTGGGTTTAACTTTGGAGGCACCGGGGCCCCTGCTGGCGGCTTTACATTTGGCACTGCGAAGACTGCAACCACCACAGCTGCCACTGGCTTTTCCTTCTCGACTTCCGGCACTGGAGGGTTTAATTTTGGGACTCCCAGCCAGCCGGCCGCAAGCACCCCTTCCACTGGCCTCTTCTCACTCACCACACAGACCCCGACCACACAGACCCCGGGATTCAACTTTGGAACAACGCCTGCTTCTGGAGGGACTGGCTTCTCCCTGGGGATCAGCACCCCAAAACCCAGCCTGAGTACCACAGCTGCCACACCAGCTGCAGCCAACACTGGCAGCTTTGGGCTTGGCAGTAGCACCCTTACCAATgccatctcaagtgctggcaccTCCAGCCAGGGGACAGCCCCCACTGGCTTTGTCTTTGGGTCCTCTACCACCTCTGCTCCGTCTGCTGGCTCCACGGGGTTCTCGTTCACCAGCGGCAGTGCACCCCAGCCGGGAGCGTCTGGCTTCAGCATCGGCTCTGTGGGTAGCTCAGCCCAAGCCCCAGCACTGTCTGGCTCTCCCTTCACCCCAGCCGCGCTGGTGACCACTACAGCAGGAGCGGCACAGCCAGCTGCTGCTGCAcccactgctgccaccaccagtGCAGGGGCCACACTCTTTGCCTCCATAGCGCCTGCTCCCGCCTCATCATCCAGCGCTACGGTGCTGTCCCTCTCAGCTCCGGCGACAACTGCAGCCACTCCTGGTGCTGGAACTCTGGGCTTCAGCCTCAAGGCCCCTGGAGCGGCTCCTGGCAcctccaccaccagcaccaccactaccaccaccaccacctcctccgcCGCCACTGCTGGCTTTGCCTTGAGCCTGAAACCCTTGGTGCCAACTGGCCCCAGTAGCGGGGCCACTAGTGGGGCTGCTCTGCCTGGCTCCGGCACCACCACCGCTGGGACGACCACAAGTCCTGCCATGACCTACGCACAGCTGGAAAGCCTGATCAACAAGTGGAGCCTggagctggaggatcaggagcgGCACTTCCTGCAGCAGGCCACACAGGTCAATGCCTGGGACCGCACGCTGATTGAGAATGGGGAGAAGATCACCAGTCTGCACCGCGAGGTGGAGAAGGTGAAGCTGGACCAGAAGCGACTGGATCAGGAGCTGGACTTCATCCTATCTCAGCAGAAGGAGCTGGAGGACCTGCTGAGCCCACTGGAGGAGTCAGTGAAGGAGCAGAGTGGCACCATCTACCTTCAGCATGCCGACGAGGAGCGGGAGAAGACCTTCAAGCTGGCTGAGAACATCGATGCTCAGCTCAAGCGCATGGCACAGGACCTCAAGGACATCATCGAGCACCTGAACATGGCTGGCGGCCCTGCAGACACCAGCGACCCACTGCAGCAGATCTGCAAGATCCTCAACGCACACATGGACTCCCTTCAGTGGGTGGACCAGAGCTCTGCCCTGCTGCAGAGGAGGGTGGAAGAGGCCAGCCGCGTATGTGAGGGCCGCCGCAAGGAGCAGGAGCGCAGCCTGCGCATTGCCTTCGACTAG